The DNA sequence aaaaaaaaaatcaacaaactTTTAATCAAACATCCCTAAACCTTAATGTTCTTTTAACGTGGGATACtctttttatattgtatataaatactatttattatgtgatttatatatatttttttcacgtTCTGGAAAGGGAAGCACACTCAATGTGACGCATATAAATTTACCTGCTAACATCAATTGATCCACAAcaagtaaaatgtattattctTGCAACTGTATTTGAAGAACTCATCCAAAGCAGAAATACAAAGATTTAAGCTGCGGTCACACTGGACTTATGTGAGACCAGTTCATCAGATCTTTGGCTTCATTAATTTATGCTTTTTAGTAAAGAGAAAGGTCACTCCATAACATAACGCTTTTCTGCTGGTCACATATCTCAATGTGTTATACCCCTGTCTGCCTTGTTGCCCTGATTATTGGATTGTTTACCCGTGTATGACCTTCTGCCTGTTTACTTGGACTTATGTTTGTGGATTGCCCTGATATtaaactgcatttggatcctCAACCCTTTGTGTCTCTGAGCAGTTTGTTACAGATTTAAATGTCTGTTGTATtgtgtttacttaaaaaataatcaacTTACCCTTTGCTTCCCCACTCTTGGTCTGTCGTCGTTGTCGTCTGTTCTTATTAGGTGTGGGGTTTTTCTTCAGGTTTGCTCCTGAACAATCATCTGTAGCAGAAATGCATGAGAAGCTAGGTATTGTTAACTCTCGTGGTACATGTCTTCAAGATTCAAACATTACTTACCATCTACATCTAAACCATCAGCTTCACGGCATGGTTGACGTGTCTTTTCAGGGGATGAGAGATCAAAACCTTcatctaaaaaacaaaaagtgtaACTGTGAGCTTCATACATTATAACAGGATCAGGTGTTTTATTAACTGAGCTTGACACAAAACAGAGATTTGAATCATGTCATAAAAAATAACTTACACTTTGTTTCCCCACTCTTGGTCTGTCGTTGTCGTCTGTTCTTATTAGGTGTGGGGGTTTTCTTCAGGTTTGCTCCTGAACAATCATCTGTAGCAGAAATGCATGAGAAGctattagtaaaaacattaagTATTGTTAACTCTCGTGGTACATGTCTTCAAGATTCAAACATTACTTACCATCTACATCTGAACCATCAGCTTCATGGCATGATTTAAGTCTCTTTTCAGGGGAGGAGAGATCAGAACCTCcatctaaaaaacaaaaagtgtaACTGTGAGCTTGATAGTTTATAAAACACCTGATCCTGTTATAATGTGACCTTCACACAAAACAGAGATTTGAATCCTCAGGGCGCGAAAGTGTGACCAATTCAGCCCTGGTCCGAAGACGGCATTAGGTAATGAGCCTCTTACAATCGAGTCAGAGCACCAATGTCGCGTGCGcccaatttatagaaaaaagccaggagtcaggaccactgttttcttcataatcttacttccctgccagactggctgtcttaaatagagaaataaatCCATTCATTGATTTGCATTGTTGattcattaataaataattcCCCCCCAAGGGTTTAATTTATGCGCAAAAAGCATTACAATGAATAGGACATGATGATTACGTCTTTCTTTggtgaaaaagtaataaaataaataagactacatgaaatgtgtttcacttaaataattagaaaatttacaaaacgaattcaaaagtagcctatagCCAATATGAGTTTACTTTTTGTGTGACGCGCTCCAAAACCAATGCagcacaaaaaacttttttttacccatttaaaaagcacaatgttttgttattattgtgagtgtaactttacaaaaataaatgaacaccattacagttttgaatgttgttttacttttatttatatgaccataatttaaggtaatgcaaGATGCAAGCTCATCACGCGTATCATGCGATCACCGGCCGGGTTTATGCAGGGCAGCAATAAAGAgatattaaactttaaacatttaaaattctaCTTTAGGgtttttttggacatccctttggaatcactgccatcatatcatcaatttatCAGGCAATTataaatataagcgcagcgcttatgagtgttcaaacactgctgaaccctcagctgtcaatctgccgaccctcacaaagttttACATTAAATGATAGTATATTTGTCCAATCATTGccctgtgcttatttctgtcaatgttctgcatgaagatctttaaaAGTTTCTACTTCTTACTTCACGATTGCGGTGCGGCCGGTCGCAGTCTTTATGTCAAATGGgcgggtatgaaataaattgatgctgatgtcggataacgggtcaagtgttattttaatcgcgcagatgcgggttatcaaacaggactgtgcatgactcgtataaggaaaatggaatggcaacatgaaaattataaaatagcctacatgtttatattctgtattaaaCCACCATGGGCCCTAAACTagcggtgttaaagggacagttcacccaaaaatgaaaattctgtcatcattaactctctctcattttgttacaaacctgcaaaatgtctttgttctgatgaacaccaagcaagatattttgaggaatgttaataaccaaaccaagcatgagtcccattcacttctatagtaggaaaaaattatactatggaagtgaatggtttggttacaaacattcctaaaaatattttcattcatgttcaccagaacaaagacatttatacaggtttgtaacaacatgagagtgagtaaattatgacagaattttcatttttgggtgaactacaaATCCGATGCAGTCAAAAATTTGGGTGCACCTATTTTTTGTactggtgcacctaagaaaaaatgttagcCCTGATCAtgtcataaaaaaacaacttacaCTTTGTTTCCCCACTCTTGGTCTGTCGTGGTCTTTTCTTATTTGGTGTGGGGTTTTTCTTCAGGTTTGCTCCTGAACAATCATCTGTAGCAGAAATGCATGAGAAGctattagtaaaaacattaggTATTGTTAACTCTCGTGGTACATGTCTTCAAGATTCAAACATTACTTACCATCTACATCTGAACCATCAGCTTCATGGCATGATTTAAGTCTCTTTTCAGGGGATGAGAGATCAAAACCTTcatctaaaaaacaaaaagtgtaACTGTGAGCTTCATACATTATAACAGGATCAGGTGTTTTATTAACTGAGCTTGACACAAAACAGAGATTTGAATCATGTCATAAAAAACAACTTACACTTTGTTTCCCCACTCTTGGTCTGTCGTCTGTTCTTATTTGGTGTGGGTTTTTTCTTCAGGTTTGCTCCTGAACAATCATCTGTAGCAGAAATGCATGAGAAGctattagtaaaaacattaggTATTGTTAACTCTCGTGGTACATGTCTTCAAGATTCAAACATTACTTACCATCTACATCTGAACCATCAGCTTCACGGCATGGTTGACGTGTCTTTTCAGGGGATAAGAGATCAAAACCTTcatctaaaaaacaaaaagtgtaACTGTGAGCTTCATACATTATAACAGGATCAGGTGTTTTATTAACTGAGCTTGACACAAAACAGAGATTTGAATCATGTCATAAAAAATAACTTACACTTTGTTTCCCCACTCTTGGTCTGTCGTCGTCGTCTGTTCTTATTTGGTGTGGGGTTTTTCTTCAGGTTTGCTCCTGAACAATCATCTGTAGCAGAAATGCATGAGAAGctattagtaaaaacattaggTATTGTTAACTCTCGTGGTACATGTCTTCAAGATTCAAACATTACTTACCATCTACATCTGAACCATCAGCTTCATGGCATGATTGACGTGTCTTTTCAGGGGAGGAGAGATCAGAACCTCcatctaaaaaacaaaaagtccTTTGCCTATAAACTCTTTACTGAGATAATTAAGTTTCAGGTGCTTCTAACACCATGTCCTAACTACATGCACCACGGCGACATCCGATAAAAGTTACGTTTTCCATGATAATCAGAGTTTTGTCCTAACCAACCACAACGTGATACCACAATTACTCTATTTTAGAAACGGTCTGACATGTCATGGCTGACAGCTCCACCTATACAGAGATCTTATTTAATGAAAGCTATGCGCATTATGAATATTATGTCTCTCCTCTTTCATGTTTGTAGATGTTTGATTCAAAagcagaaataaataacaaatccCTAAAGTTGCACAGGGGAAAGCACCAAGAAGCATAGGAATGTGTCTGTgtattaggggtggcacggttcatgaaaaaaatccgaaccgttcggttcgcttgtctcggttcggagcgcgtgtgtgtcgtacggttcaacggttcatggcatgcgcaatgtatgtagcctcgtgccctgtatgtgacctcagatagcgtgttcccctttcgcgaatagcgcgaaagaagaggtgactggtgtggagagtgagtgctgccggtcatgttacgtgtagaaatggcaagagggagagaaaaagaagtctgcccgcagttggaggatgcgccagcgtcgtataagtttggtgtgtggaaacagtttttatttcatgttacctatgatgacagcggaaataaaataatagctacagccacacgcgacagccttctctccgaccatttatctaatctgaggtaatgaacactgttttacgtcttttcgtattcagcgctatttttagcctttcgttgataaaacaaaagcggctgatttccgcgtagtttcattttgctagcgtgtgaaagttgcgcgatcttatttcataaactgccccttaaagtaatcaggacagaaatggtcaaaagtggacaaaagagacggatttaaatattacaggtgtaaacgttatgtttctctctcgttcacatattctctctgcattatttaagcagcctctcagtgataaatcttaaagctacactgaagttggcattttgataaatgcaagttatcttcgtgtgctaaaaatgcacacaaagttcatgtagatggcaatacacattctcttttttgccaaataaatgaaaagcatgttgaaatcatcaatgtcttccctctcgctgtgtcaaaatctcgcctggctttcctcagggatgttcccaataatgtgcttaaagtcaaattcagtttgtgcataattacatgatataactttttttaatactgtatcctaaattatggataattaatacattaataagataatacatttctggagtgttaaaaaaaacaagaaccgtacttaaccgagaaccgtgaccataaaaccgtgatacgaaccgaaccgagggttttgtgaaccgtgccacccctactgtgtatgtgtgcatgctCTTCAGCTGCAGTGTGATAGGGCAGCGCACAAACAGAGCAAACTGTTATGATGTGGCACGCCCCTGTTttagcccgatttatagtcgtgcataGGTTCTACACCGTAGCTACGgtgtaggctatccgtagcctgtcgcgcacctcacaaaaattaacagcgcgtcagatctacgcagaccgcaagcgttgtgattggtccaccagaacccctcgcgtcaggtaaaaaaaactgcgtcataggtatttgcgtttgtgacggtgaaaacaagatgagccaagttgaggagtgatttaactcaaactgcatcaaacgtcgctgtttatttacttccaccattgctggtcttctcaaattatacacaacaagttgcagTTTCTtattcgtttgtgggttaacttgctaagcttctCCTTCTTTGACGTTTGCGCTGCTGCTGTGGTGACACGCATGGTtcctgcctaccagcggtctgtgcgtgtgtttgcatgacgacgcaaaagtataaatgaaaaccgatgcggaacctacgccgtaggacctacgcacgactataacgagccctttagtcCTGTTCAGTATGGACAGACAAACTGCCTGTCGCTGGAATCATATCGCTTCGCATGTAGTTAGGACACGGTCTTagttagggtgaccatacactgtaaaaaaatttcgtagaaatttcaatgttattgcagctgggttgccggtaatttaccgtagatttagatttatgttatttactggcaagagtttgttcaaagttatataaattttaaatattaacaagtctttatctttacagaataaaactatacaataacagcctcatgcaaagcattctgggaaccagaaatcatcatcaacctttttctgttttttgcttcaggttttgtttcccagaatgttttgcttgatgcagtttttttttagttttactctataaagacaaagacttgtaaatggttaatgttcattttactttgaacaaaatgttgccagtaaaaaacataaatttaaatctacggtaagttaccagcaacccagctgcaatttctacggaatttttttacagtgtatgtggtATTTTCCCAGGATGTGTTCTCGATGACGTGTGCGGTCGACAAATTATACTTTCGGAAGATGCACCCGAAAATCATGGCCAAGACACGTCCCGggaaaatggcacgtatggtcccCTAGTGTTAGTgccaaaaaaattgaaatttaaaaACTTACCCTCAGCCAGCTTTACTCTCTTTTTCTTTGTTCTCGGTGAGACACCCACAGAATTCAGTGTGGGACCTTCACCTGTAACAGATAACAACATTAAAATTTTATAGAAATATACTTTTACATGGACTTCttctaaattaaaataattacattgGTAGTATACAGTAAATGATAAATCTGCTATCAGTTGTCCAATAAAGTCAATGATTAGCTCTTAAAAATTACCCTAGTGGGTAAACCACAGGCAGTTAAAAGATGTGTGTCTACACAATAAAAATGCATTGGAGATAAAACTGCAAACGTACCACAGGCCGGTGCAAGTGTATTAAGGTTCTTCCCCCTTAAAGTCTGAGTGCCTTGCTCCATTGCAAACAGAAGCTTACTTATTTTGGcaatttgaaatgttttgtcAGTTTGCCTATAAAAGTCACGGTGAACTCTGATATCATGCCCCATGAACCTTGCAACTTGCTCCAGTTCTTGTTCACTAAGGTCCAAGAGTTGGCAAAGTGTGGCAACTTGTTTTCTTAATTTAGTTGACCTCAAGAGTTCAGGGTTTTctgctttgcttttttttgcatatttccGCAGACAGTCACATCCGCGTATGTTTGTCATCACACCGGGTCTTGCAAAGAGATAGGGATTTTCAGCAGGTACACCAGCTTCCACTCGCTTTTGAACCAACAAATCAATTGATGCCTTCATTCTCTTTGTCAAGAAAACTGGAACTTTCTTTCCTCGTTTTCCTCTGATTTCTATGCGGGTTAATAACTTGCTGAGCTGCTTTTCCAATGGTGACAAGGTTTTATAAATGTCCTCGTTTATGGCACTTGTGCTTGCTTTCATGTAAACGTCAAGAGTAAGGCGTGATGCTTCCCCTTCACGCCGCTTGTTGAAGATAATGACCTGTGCTAGAACGGActcgtttaatgttttgtatgcatgtaaatccaTTTGTTCTGTCAATTCCTTTCTTGCTTCATCTTCTACCATCCTGAGATGGTCTCTTAAAGcaatcacattttttgtgagGGGGATGTCATCATCTTTATTCCATCTTTTTTCTTGTATGGTTTGGTGAGCTGTGACAGAAACACTGTTTCTCCAGTTTTTCTCCAGAAGTTCCAAAAACTTTTTAGCTTTCTTTTCTGCAAGATCATCTTCATTCATTAGAGTCTGTCCTATTAGGACCTCCACAGCCCCTTTAAGACAGAATCCAATTTTGACTGCTGTTGAAGGTTTTCCAAACTCATTTTTGCCTGGACTAAACTGAGTTAGACACTTGGCAACACTGACAACAAGCTGATATTTTGATGGCACACACAAATCTTCAAGATAATTGACAGTCTTGTCCATGTCCTTAGCCACTAACATGAATCGGCCAAGCTCTCTCattctttgtgcaatgtactgGTGCCTGGACTTCACTCGACCATGTTTTGCGTACAGTGATTCACCATAGTTGCAAATTAAACTATCACTCCTGATATGAAACGAAACATCATCTTGTCTCATTTGGTTAATGATGCTCTGACAGCCATCTGAGGAAGCTGCAATAGGAAGCAGGGATGCGGCGCGACTTTGTATTCTACTTCGTCTattctttgttttttcatcGGTCACACAAGATTTTCTTGTTCTGCATGATGATTGATGTCTCCAAAGGTCTTTTCTCTTaaacattccaaaacagtaTGGGCAAGGCAAATAATCCTTAACCGAGGCTTTATCAGATGGCTGCTTCCACGTCACTATTTGTCCTCTGCCTTTTTCCAGAACTTTGGAATTATGTTTAAAGTCTCCTTTGTTGCGGAGCTGTTCTAAAAGactttttctttgttttgatccTAATGAAAAGCTGAAGGCATATGCCACATCTTTGACATCCATGTGTTTTCTCTCTAAATGTCTTGAAATCTTTAACTGAGATTTCCCACAGTAGAGGCAATAATGTCTTTTGTCCCAAGCTCTTTTCTTGTCTTCCCGCCTTGTGCAAATTTTTAGGGTCACATTTAATTTGGATGTATCTGTCTTTTTTATCTTGTGTAGTTTATGGTGTTTTTTTACATACGTTCTtgtgttttcagtttttttgaTGGCACTGTCGCTAGAATTTGTGTCGGAACATTCAAGTATTTCACTGGACATCATTGGTTTCTTCCACGATGAACCTTTGTCTGGGCTCAAATCACTGGACGATGAACTCTGACCTGGTTTGTAATCTGGGTCTAGTCCTGCACAACTGGATAACTCTGATTCTGATGAATCACTATCCTCCTGCTCCTCAGAAATAGCATCCAGCTACAAAttaaaagtattattattattattattattattattattattattataagcaaAAAAGCAGAGAGTTGGCTCCTAGTTATATctattaaatcatttaaaatcctTCACATTAATACATGAACTTTTAATGGTATAATCCTTATGATCAGAATGTCAAATTGAAATCGCAGGGTTCATGAGTTGAAAGCAATTGCTTACAATTTAATCGTAAAATGAATTTAAAGTACGTttaaaaaaagaggaaaaaaactggcaacactttataataagaaTATATTTcttaacaattagttaatgcattagatagcaagaactaacaatgaacaatatttcTACAGCAtatattaatctttgttcatgttaatttcagcatttgttaatgcatttataaaatcaagcgTTATAacttttaacattaattaatgcatgtttaatttgTTGATGTTAGTTactgcatttactaatgtttactaatacaaccttattgtaaagtgttacttaCTAAGATTTGTATAATTTGAATGTCATGTAACCATTATGCAATACTACAGTACATCATAAAACCGAGAATTCATTCATCACTTCGCCCAAGAAGCAGTGCTtcaccttctgagaatatagttcccactatgtatactgttaaaagatggcttaTATGactttgttatttgtacacggtgtgatttgtatagtcacaacacataaataggaaaatgttggcattattttgtcacttatttggagcagtatgctagctggagccattcacttccagtctttgtgctaaacTAAGCTAGCAGGGGcatgcgtcagacagagttacagcatgcacggagatgaaaaaggtatggacttatttaactctgggggatacggtgaataagctaaattcccaaaatgtgggcgtgttcctttaaaaacgtgtctttacgggatctttGCTGTATCTGTGTGAATGCAAACACAGATTCCGAGAAGTCATTGACAGTGTGAATGAAGATCAAACAATTCCAGACAAAACCAGGATGCGTTTTCTGTAATATCTGTGTAAAAAAGGGCTGAATAAACTTAAATACGGAagaaaaattaatgtttttaaaacatgcaaatgagacattaaaatatttactgGAAAATCACAGGGAAAttctcaagtaaataatttaggtcaaAGGTGTTCAGCTGACAAAAAAGTCTGAAaaccagtggtggccggtgacttatttttcgAGGCCAAATGATgtgaagctcgtcacaacatgtatgtaacctgttatgtgtgtggttcatcattttaaaaatatgtgttcggcacaTCATGTAAACTGTGcatcacgtcatgtcaaaatatgagcctgctgcagatgcttcaaaggggtttatgataagagagacgctcacatttgccagatactctgTTAATCTTATGTGTAATCAAAGTTAGGGTTAAGTAGGTGTCGtacgagtattttgtgaacatgagcatctcttttatcattcgACGTGTGTGCACCAGGCACGCATTTTAAAAAgaggcatgatgcacatggttcacatgacgcaacaaacaaatattttgacttgacgagcaacacacgacactgcAAACACATTATGAATTACGCACCTCAGAAGAGAAGTCATCAGCCGCCACTGTTAAAAAACCCTGTGCTGTAGCTTAGAGCCAATGGAATTGTCCAGATACTTGATGTTTTATATGTGAAACATACCTAAAAACACAATTAGACTGAACCACAGTCTCTATAAATAGCAATGCTGACATTGCGGACACGTGTGTCAAAATTTTGAGGCATAAAATCTGTTTCCGCCACACGGGACTTTTACAATGCATCTCATGCAATATCCACCCCTCGCCGCATGGTTGTTGTATGTTTTTACTAAATACAACAATAAATACGTCAAGTCTGACCACCAAAAGcgtttgatattttgagctttcAACCCAGAGGTGTTTGTTTTTAGTTCAAAGCAACTGTTTGAAAATGTGTGACACTTTCAATCATTTCGTGTGCTTCCACTAAACTCTGGACACTAATGAAAGCTAGGTGGAcatgaaattatatatatatatgtatgtatgtatgtatgtatgtatgtatgtatgtatgtatgtatgtatatgtatgcatataaataaaaattatatatatatatatatattcatatgtatgcatttatatgtatgcatataaataaaaattataatatattatatataggcTATATTGTGTCACCATTGGAAGCAGTGACATGAGCGACCCCCGCAACTCCTTCTCGTACTTTTGAGTGACTGACAGCTCTCTGTGCAAACACTTCAAAGTCACAACCAGATTCATCGAAACAAATAACGCAATTTGACGCGAGGTACAGAGGGGCGATTTAAATCCGATAAAGCATTACGTTATCCTCGCCGAGCGCAGCTCGTGGTTGCTAAGAAACACGCCACGGGAGCGCGCTTTGGAAGAAAGAAGCGCTTTGATCCGGGTTTAGCACGTGTTTTAAAACGTGACACGCGAACGGCCACGGAACGCTGTAATGTAACATTACGAAATACACATTTCCTCCTTACATTAAATGACAAATGGaactttttaaaagattttgaaAAAGCACATACCTGTGTTGAACGCTCTCCCATTGTTTCCTGGACACCAAgattgaaaatgtatatcagcATAACACATATTAAACATATC is a window from the Misgurnus anguillicaudatus chromosome 4, ASM2758022v2, whole genome shotgun sequence genome containing:
- the LOC141363695 gene encoding uncharacterized protein isoform X8; the protein is MMSSEILECSDTNSSDSAIKKTENTRTYVKKHHKLHKIKKTDTSKLNVTLKICTRREDKKRAWDKRHYCLYCGKSQLKISRHLERKHMDVKDVAYAFSFSLGSKQRKSLLEQLRNKGDFKHNSKVLEKGRGQIVTWKQPSDKASVKDYLPCPYCFGMFKRKDLWRHQSSCRTRKSCVTDEKTKNRRSRIQSRAASLLPIAASSDGCQSIINQMRQDDVSFHIRSDSLICNYGESLYAKHGRVKSRHQYIAQRMRELGRFMLVAKDMDKTVNYLEDLCVPSKYQLVVSVAKCLTQFSPGKNEFGKPSTAVKIGFCLKGAVEVLIGQTLMNEDDLAEKKAKKFLELLEKNWRNSVSVTAHQTIQEKRWNKDDDIPLTKNVIALRDHLRMVEDEARKELTEQMDLHAYKTLNESVLAQVIIFNKRREGEASRLTLDVYMKASTSAINEDIYKTLSPLEKQLSKLLTRIEIRGKRGKKVPVFLTKRMKASIDLLVQKRVEAGVPAENPYLFARPGVMTNIRGCDCLRKYAKKSKAENPELLRSTKLRKQVATLCQLLDLSEQELEQVARFMGHDIRVHRDFYRQTDKTFQIAKISKLLFAMEQGTQTLRGKNLNTLAPACGEGPTLNSVGVSPRTKKKRVKLAEDGGSDLSSPEKTRQSCHEADGSDVDDDCSGANLKKNPTPNKNRRRRQTKSGETKYEGFDLLSPEKTRQPCREADGSDVDDDCSGANLKKKPTPNKNRRQTKSGETKYEGFDLSSPEKRLKSCHEADGSDVDDDCSGANLKKNPTPNKKRPRQTKSGETKYGGSDLSSPEKRLKSCHEADGSDVDDDCSGANLKKTPTPNKNRRQRQTKSGETKYEGFDLSSPEKTRQPCREADGLDVDDDCSGANLKKNPTPNKNRRQRRQTKSGEAKDGGADLSFLEKRLKSCREDGSSESDVDDECSGANLLKKTTPNKKIGRQTKSAKVSAKVNVKRPWSEAERSAVHKHLAKFIAERRVPGKLPCMKCIEEEEALNERSWKDVKNFVYNTIVTLNRRSASRKLKF
- the LOC141363695 gene encoding uncharacterized protein isoform X3 codes for the protein MERFQRRLERLRQHHNKCASRFEQTFLRQETMGERSTQLDAISEEQEDSDSSESELSSCAGLDPDYKPGQSSSSSDLSPDKGSSWKKPMMSSEILECSDTNSSDSAIKKTENTRTYVKKHHKLHKIKKTDTSKLNVTLKICTRREDKKRAWDKRHYCLYCGKSQLKISRHLERKHMDVKDVAYAFSFSLGSKQRKSLLEQLRNKGDFKHNSKVLEKGRGQIVTWKQPSDKASVKDYLPCPYCFGMFKRKDLWRHQSSCRTRKSCVTDEKTKNRRSRIQSRAASLLPIAASSDGCQSIINQMRQDDVSFHIRSDSLICNYGESLYAKHGRVKSRHQYIAQRMRELGRFMLVAKDMDKTVNYLEDLCVPSKYQLVVSVAKCLTQFSPGKNEFGKPSTAVKIGFCLKGAVEVLIGQTLMNEDDLAEKKAKKFLELLEKNWRNSVSVTAHQTIQEKRWNKDDDIPLTKNVIALRDHLRMVEDEARKELTEQMDLHAYKTLNESVLAQVIIFNKRREGEASRLTLDVYMKASTSAINEDIYKTLSPLEKQLSKLLTRIEIRGKRGKKVPVFLTKRMKASIDLLVQKRVEAGVPAENPYLFARPGVMTNIRGCDCLRKYAKKSKAENPELLRSTKLRKQVATLCQLLDLSEQELEQVARFMGHDIRVHRDFYRQTDKTFQIAKISKLLFAMEQGTQTLRGKNLNTLAPACGEGPTLNSVGVSPRTKKKRVKLAEDGGSDLSSPEKTRQSCHEADGSDVDDDCSGANLKKNPTPNKNRRRRQTKSGETKYEGFDLLSPEKTRQPCREADGSDVDDDCSGANLKKNPTPNKKRPRQTKSGETKYGGSDLSSPEKRLKSCHEADGSDVDDDCSGANLKKTPTPNKNRRQRQTKSGETKYEGFDLSSPEKTRQPCREADGLDVDDDCSGANLKKNPTPNKNRRQRRQTKSGEAKDGGADLSFLEKRLKSCREDGSSESDVDDECSGANLLKKTTPNKKIGRQTKSAKVSAKVNVKRPWSEAERSAVHKHLAKFIAERRVPGKLPCMKCIEEEEALNERSWKDVKNFVYNTIVTLNRRSASRKLKF
- the LOC141363695 gene encoding uncharacterized protein isoform X2, producing the protein MERFQRRLERLRQHHNKCASRFEQTFLRQETMGERSTQLDAISEEQEDSDSSESELSSCAGLDPDYKPGQSSSSSDLSPDKGSSWKKPMMSSEILECSDTNSSDSAIKKTENTRTYVKKHHKLHKIKKTDTSKLNVTLKICTRREDKKRAWDKRHYCLYCGKSQLKISRHLERKHMDVKDVAYAFSFSLGSKQRKSLLEQLRNKGDFKHNSKVLEKGRGQIVTWKQPSDKASVKDYLPCPYCFGMFKRKDLWRHQSSCRTRKSCVTDEKTKNRRSRIQSRAASLLPIAASSDGCQSIINQMRQDDVSFHIRSDSLICNYGESLYAKHGRVKSRHQYIAQRMRELGRFMLVAKDMDKTVNYLEDLCVPSKYQLVVSVAKCLTQFSPGKNEFGKPSTAVKIGFCLKGAVEVLIGQTLMNEDDLAEKKAKKFLELLEKNWRNSVSVTAHQTIQEKRWNKDDDIPLTKNVIALRDHLRMVEDEARKELTEQMDLHAYKTLNESVLAQVIIFNKRREGEASRLTLDVYMKASTSAINEDIYKTLSPLEKQLSKLLTRIEIRGKRGKKVPVFLTKRMKASIDLLVQKRVEAGVPAENPYLFARPGVMTNIRGCDCLRKYAKKSKAENPELLRSTKLRKQVATLCQLLDLSEQELEQVARFMGHDIRVHRDFYRQTDKTFQIAKISKLLFAMEQGTQTLRGKNLNTLAPACGEGPTLNSVGVSPRTKKKRVKLAEDGGSDLSSPEKTRQSCHEADGSDVDDDCSGANLKKNPTPNKNRRRRQTKSGETKYEGFDLSSPEKRLKSCHEADGSDVDDDCSGANLKKNPTPNKKRPRQTKSGETKYGGSDLSSPEKRLKSCHEADGSDVDDDCSGANLKKTPTPNKNRRQRQTKSGETKYEGFDLSSPEKTRQPCREADGLDVDDDCSGANLKKNPTPNKNRRQRRQTKSGEAKDGGADLSFLEKRLKSCREDGSSESDVDDECSGANLLKKTTPNKKIGRQTKSAKVSAKVNVKRPWSEAERSAVHKHLAKFIAERRVPGKLPCMKCIEEEEALNERSWKDVKNFVYNTIVTLNRRSASRKLKF